TGATAGTGCGTCTCGATCAAGTTCAACACCAATAACACGGTCCGGGCCGCGCAATGCTGCTGCCAGAGCAAGCATTCCGGTCCCACTTCCAAGATCAATAACAGTCTGATTCTCGATGTCTTCGTGCAGGTCGGCAACGTGAACAATGCTGGCGGCTAATTCTGGGGGTGTTGTGTACTGTTCTAAATCAACAAGTGGGTCATCAAACCCAGCCACTACACCTAGTCGTTGGGCCAAAGACCGCCGTGTACTCATACACTTTAATACACTGTGCTAATACTAAAGTATTGTTGAATTACTTATAGTAATTCATTGAGAATCTCGGAGCTATCGTTTACCAAGTCCCGTGGAACGTATCAAATGACAACTCATCCATTGGTTTTTGCCCGGTCGCAATCTCATACTCTTCCGGTGTCAGTAGTGGCTTTGGGAACTGTGGTCCGTCATCGGTCGTGATTCGCGGACAGCCAGTGTTTACAAATGCATCAACATCGAAGCTATGGAGACGGTCTGGAGTCACCTCGTCCGTTGTGATCAGATATGCGTTCTCGTTATCTTCCACAATTTCTGTTGCTGTCTCCCATCGGCCTTGTCCAATCTTTGTACAGTAAATAACTCCCCAGGTAGTTGCGTCCATCGCTTTGTGGATCGTTGCGTAGCGTTTTTTGATAAACTGTTCCGACTCTGCTTCGGTGACAATATTGTTTACCGGATCAGCTATCACAACGGTCTTTTCGGGGTGTTCCATCGCCAATCCAACCGGATGGAACTTACCGCCACCTACATAAAGGAGATATTCCGCATCAAGATCTGCACTTGTATAATTGCATCCCAAGACCTGACCTTCGCGAGTTAGTCGTTCATCGCCGTCGTCAGTTAGTGGTGTGTAACCGTCATTTTTAATAAACTTCTTAATCCCATCGATTTTATTGAGATGCTGGGCTGTGGTTGTGAGCCCAACCTTCTCTGTAGAGTTAGGAATTGACTCTAATGCTTGCTCAACAATGGGCAGTGGATCAACATTTGAGAACAGCGGAACGTATATCATCCCATCGCTGTTTTGCATTGGGGTATGACCGAAATGAATGAATAAATCTGTCCGTCGAGCTAACTCCATATCAAGATCACATGCTCCATAGCAAGGCTTTCCAGAGACAAGCATGGAAACATCGCGATCAAGGTAGGCATCAATGTCGTCTACAACATCTGTTGACTGCCGTTTTAGTCCTTCGGGGAACTGCAGACCAATTGTCTCAGCATCCTTCTCGGCGACGGCGTCAGCAATCCGATCAAGTTCATAGTCCCATTCCCGATCATGAGTAAGGACAAGCCCTGAGCCGCCAATACCATCGTTATTCGCCATTTTACTGTATTAGTGATTACGTGCGTAAAACCTCGCCGCTTTTCTCTCTGGCAGTAAATATCGATCCACTTTCGATGATTCTCATTGCTCTCGAAAAGCATTTGCAAGCCGACCAGATACATCCGATATGTATCGTTCTGGGTCTTTTGTTGCAGAGCATATTGAACCGGTGAACGCTGAGCAGGTACAGCCAAATGGCGTGGATTTGACTACCGAAATGATTTATGAACAGATTACCCCCGGTGCAATCCGTCAGAACGGGAAGGAAATTGGAGATCGAGCTGAGATTGAGATGGTTAACGGTGAATTTCAGCTTTCGGCAGGTGCCTACATTCTCCAGTACGGAGAGGTAATCTCTGTTCCTGACGGCCACATCGGTTTTGTACTACCGCGATCCTCCCTTATGCGTAATTCCGGCATGCTCAATACTGCTGTCTGGGATGCAGGGTATGAAGGCAAAGGAGAAGGCCTTCTCACCGTAAACCGACCACTTACTATTGAGCAGGGCGCACGAATTGCTCAGTTTGTACTAGCCGAAGCAAATCATGACGGACACTATAATGGATCCTATCAGCACGAACGGGTCAGCGAAACAGAGTAGAAATATATACTTCCCGTAGTGTGCTCTCGAAATGTGGACTCCATTAGCTCACAAAATATAAAATATGTGGTATTAACTATCTGAAAAGCCAAAGACTGTTCCGACAAACATTAGTTACAGTTTATCCTACAGACCAGTGAGGGCCTGTATCTCAGTCTGGTTAGAGAGAGCGGCTCATAACCGCTTCGTCCTCGGTTCAAATCCGGGCAGGCCCACTCTATAAAGGTGCGTTTTCCAGCCACCTGCTATACGGCTATTATCAGACGTCTCAACGTCTGAAAAGCAGATATTGGAAATCGGATTACCACCCATTTTTCAATGAGCTCACCGGATTGGTGAGCGGTGGGCGTCGCCGTCATGCGATTAAAATAGCCGAAAAGAGGTGGTCAAAATGACAGTCCGCAGATGTAAATTTTGCGGGACTGTCGTTTCAGACGACTTCTGTCGTGTTTTCGGCGATCAAGAAGATGTCATCTGGCGATGCCTTGCTTGTGACTGCAAAAAACGACTCCAGAAAGGATCGGGTGCGGATAAAAATGTCAGATTACCCGACCCTTCCGAACATCCGAACCGAAATCAAGAATCTTCTGTAGAAAAGACCAGCCTAAGCCATACCTGTTAGAAACACATATACGATTTATGCTCTATGATCACCTGAGTGACCTTAGCGTTGAAATTGAGGGGTATGACCTACATCGTAACGAACGAGAGACTTCCAGCGGTTTTACCCGTGTCACAACAACTGTTTCGCTCCACGGTGAGGATGAGACAGGGCATGGTGAAGATGTAACATACGATGCAAATGAACACGACACATTCCATCGTGCGTCATCTCTCTCGATAACAGGACAATTTACGCTGACAGAGTTCTCTGATATGATTGGCGATTTGGATCTCTTCTTCGGGAGCAGACCAGAGCAATCTGTTTTTTGGAACTACCGACGGTGGGCATTCGAAAGTGCTGCACTTGATCTCGGGTTGAAGCAGACTGGAGTAAATCTTGCAGAGCGTCTCAACCGAGAATGTGATCCAGTACGATTTGTTGTAAGCACACGATTGGGTGACCCACCAACAGGTGATCGAATACTTAACTGGCTTGAACGAGATTCTAGCCTTGAGTTCAAACTTGATCCAACCTCTGACTGGACAGATGAAACTGTTTCTCTCTTAGCTAACACCAACGCCGTTCGCGTTCTCGATCTCAAAGGCCAATATCATGGAACGACAGTTGATCAGTCAGCAGACCCTGACCTGTACAGGCGAATCATCGATGGCTTTCCTGAGGCACTTATCGAAGATCCAGCATTAACCGAAACGACACGACCGTTGTTCGAAGGTCATGAAGGACGTGTTACCTGGGACTATCCGATTCGGAGTGTCGAGACTGTTGAACGCCTTCCTTGGGAACCTGCATGGATAAATATCAAACCCTCCCGATTCGGTTCAGTACAGGCCCTCTTTGATACGATTGAATATTGTCTCAACAACGGGATACAGATGTTCGGCGGAGGACAGTTTGAACTTGGAGTTGGACGTGGTCACCTACATGCTCTTGCATCGTTATTTTATCCCGATGCTCCGAACGACATAGCTCTCAAAGAGTACAACGATCCAACGCCAAGCAGTGGCCTTCCGTCGAGCCCACTTGTTCCTCCGTCAGAACAACAGGGATTTAGCTGGAAATAGTCGCTTGCGCCTCATACGAGATCAATCTTCCTTGTGTGTTCGTAGTATAAAGACATAAAATAAGTTATACTATCTGTACCGTTTAGAGCTGGACCTCAACAAACCGCCCTCCATTATCGATAGAGATCAACGCCAAGTCCGTTAACCAGCCGTATTGTAAACACTGAATAAATTAAATATAAATTATCTATTATCTTTGTATATTATACACCTATCTATATCCCAAATATCCCCTCCAAACTGGGTGTTAAGTATGCCTATTCATAGAATTGAGTAATGTTATTAGCCAACAGGCTAGAAATGGCTCCGCTCCTTGCCGATACGTTTACTGAAACCATTGAAGATAGCATTGAAACAATTATTGAGTTGCTGCCGACTATTATCCTCGTTGTCATAATCCTCGTCGCTGGTATCGTTGTTGCAAGAAGGCTTAGCCCTCCAGTGGAGCGGCTAGCCAATCAATTGAATATTGCTACTCGTCTTGACAAGACACCTCTTGAGAATGTTGTGAGCGAAAATCAAACCGCAGCGAGCCTTGTAGTATTCGTCGTGCAGTTGTACGTACTTTTGTTTGCGATTTTAATTTCTGCCGAGGTTGCGAATGCAACTGTAGCAAGTGACTGGGCAGAATTTCTAGTTCTCTATGTTCCTGAGTTGATCGGTGGTGGTTTGATTATTATCATTGGGCTTCTTATTGGTGATGCCACCGCCAAACGGATGCGGACTGCTACTGTCATCCAAGATAGTAATTATGGGGAATGGATTGTCACAGGAGCCAAGACTGCGGTGTACAGGCGGTACAAGGCGACTGCCCCGGGGTTGAAGCCGACAGCTTTATACTGAATCAAAAAGTATAATACAGTATGAGTCAGATGGAATGTTACCCGAAGATACGACAGCGCGGTGTCGTTACAATCCCAGAAGAAGTCCGAGACGGGCTTAATCTCGAAGAAGGCGACCAGCTGAAACTCACCGTCGAAAAACTCGACTGAACCAAAACTCGACCATCCAACGATGAAACACACGCTTCGCTTCCGTGCGTATCTGCCCGATGACGTAGCAACCGAAGCGTGGCGGCACATCGACATCCTCCGGCAGATTCGCAACCACGCTGTCCGAGACTACTACAACGCAGACTACAACGACAGGCCATCTGACTACGACCAACACAACAAACTCAAAAACTGGACAGACCAGTGGCCCACCTTTGCAGAACCCTCTCAACACGCCGCACAACAAGCCATCACCCAAATCCACAGCGATCTGGAAACCTTGAAAGAACGGCGAAAAGAAGGCTACAACGTCGGACGGTTGAAATGGCAAGGAGCGGGCGAATTCCGGTCGGTGTCGTACAATCAACCCCGTCGCTGGAACGTGGATCACAACACGGGCGACGACCGGTTCGTGCGACTCCGACTCGAAAAAATTGGCTGGTTCAAAATCCGAGCAGACCGCGACGTCCCACCAGCAGAGGACATTGACGAGATAATCCTGAAACAAGAAACGACGGGCGAATGGTACGTCTCGCTCGTCACCACTGTGGAAGGCACGCCGGGGAAACCGTCACTAAGCGAGATCGACCCCGAAGACTGTGTGGGTGTTGACCTTGGCATTACCAGCTACATCCTCACGTCGGAGAACCTGTCCGTTGATACACTCGACCTGTCCGATGAGTACGACCGTTACGCCCGCGAACAGCGGAAACTCGCTCGAAAAGAACACGGGTCCGCTAACTGGGAGAACCAGCGTCGGAAGGTGGCCCGAGCGAAACGAACAATCAAGCGGAAGGTCGAAGATTTCCAGCACAAACTGACGACGTGGTTGGTTACAGAGTACGATGTCGTGGCCGTCGAAGACTTAGATGCGAAGCCAATGCTGGAAACCAGCCAGAACGCCAAGAACAAGCAGGATGCCGCGTGGTCACGGTTTATCGAACTGTTGGAGTACAAGGCTGAGCTACACGGCACACACGTTGAAACGGTGAAGCCGGAAGGCACGACGAAAGAGTGCGCTGTGTGTGGTGTTGAGACGGATAAGCCACTCTGGGTGCGGGAACACTCGTGTCCAGCGTGCGGTCATACGGAAGACCGCGATCTGAACGCGGCGAAGAATATGCTCTACAGAGGACTCAAGCAGTTAGGGCTGGGACAGTCCGAATCAACGCCTGTGGAGACTGCGCTCCCTACGCTCACGCCTCAGCGAGAGACTGTGAGTGCAAAGCGCGTCGTTGAAACAGGAAGCCCTGGGGCTTGACCCCGGGGTGAGTTCACATTCATTGAACCATGCTCTGACTGGCTGGTGTTCCGTACTATCACAGGGAACTAATAGTAACTCTTCTTTATTGTCATGCTGATCTCGAACCGTACAAAGCCATGATCCTTCTTCACGGATTATTTCAAGATCAGTGAGTCGATAACGAGACATAATGGCAGTTAGCGCTCTGTGTATATATCCACTGCTGGTGTTTATCAGGTGGCGATTGTTTGCTCGTGCTACCGCTTTTCTGTTGGCGATGAGCAGCGAAGGCACAGCGTGCTATCACCTGTCCAATTAACGTCTCTTGACCCGCACGTAGGACACTGATAAGAATCCGTGTTGTATGCTGTTGAACCCCGTGGAGCAGCAAACATGCTGTCTTTGATTGCTTGCGTAAGATACGCCGGTAGATGCTGATGTTTGTATTTCACTCGATGTGCAAGGAATGCACTTGGTTGCGATGGATCAGACCCGTGCAAATCTTCCCATGTAACCGCAATTTCCCCGTTTTCTTGTCCTCGGGCAAGCTGCTTGAGTGGTGATGCTGCAGCTTCAAAGAGTGGTGTTGTTGTCCATGACTGGGGATCATCTACTGTTACGTCCTGATACGTTGAGACTGCAGATTTGTATACTGGTTTGGCCTCGCCAAGGTCTGCTATCACTCGAAAGTCACCTCCCATCTCTTTGAGACAGCCAACTTGTACTGTTCGTTCTGTACGACCAATAAGATCTTTTGTAATCATTAACCCAGCTGTCCCTCGCTGTTCGGCTCGTGTATCCAATCCAGCGACTCGATAACAGATTGCTGCTTTTAACAGATAGCTTATCCCGATCCCAGTCCAGCCCTTTTGTGAAAGCTCAAATGTGTCAACATCTTCACGTGGATCAGATAGCACAGACCAGGCGGCACGGCTGTACTCGTCGCCTGCTGAGTCATACGCTTGTGCTGCAAGTTCCTGTATAGCTGCCTGCCGGTGTCCACCAGTATTTACGCTCATGCATATACTTTGTTTGCTTACCAAAGCCTCCTGCTATTTATCTCCAGAAATCACCTCAGATGTCTTAATATCACCCAGGAAGTGAAACTGGCTCAAATTCTTGGAGCCCGAAATACGTAATAATGACTGCTCCAAGCCCAATCAGTAAAAGCCCAATAGCGATGATATCCCCAAGGACTGGAAGAATACCAATCACTTGCAGGAACATCATAACGGCCACAATTCCAAGAGCAGTTGCTAAACCGCTCCGCGAGGTGTCTATTTGCTGACCGATTAAGTATCCCAGCGCAATGATTCCATAGGCAATTACCAGCATCCCAGCAAGCAGTCCGATAATGCTAACCGGCAGTAAGACGAGTGTAAACGCCATGAACACAAAAAGGACCAAGAACGTGACTGCGAGAAGAGTACCGACACTTAGGCTGATAACCGGATAATTGCGTGCTGCTGAACCAACGGTGTTGAGAAGATGCTGATGTGTCCGCGAAAGCCAAGCCCCTGCAATTGCCAGCACGACTGTCATTACAACGATGGGAGTGTACGCTGCAACTGGGTCAGGATCGGCCGGAGTGAACTCAAGCGTTGACTGTTCAACAATTAATGCTCCACCAGCGATTTCTTTTGTCCCACCAATATGTTGGAACTCTCCATCGATAGAACCACTGCTCTCAACAATAAGTATCCCTGCCAACTGTGTCACGTCGTCTTCGATTGAGCCCTGAACCTGTAGCTCACCACCAATGATATACACTGGTCCAGATATAGATTCATCAGCCGGCACTGTAACGGTTGCATCTCCGACAATCAATGCACCATCATGCTCTGTTATCTCGTGTTCGCCTTCGATCATGAGTTCTGTAGTTTCAATACCTGCCCCGCCAGCTGAAATCATGAGTAAAGCGATGATCAACAGTGGAATTGTTTCTATATTCATGAAGGTACACCTCTTTTTGCTAACACAAACATACGATGAATATAGAGTAGTATCGGCAGACCAGCAACGAATAGGAGCGAAAGCGCATTAACATATATTAGGTGCGTTTCAAGGGGAAGCCCAATCCCTTCAGAATACAGTGCCAGTGCGGTACTCATGAACGTTGCTAGCCATCCAGCAATACCAACACCGAGTGCAGTATGGATCCCAATTGTCTCAGGAGTTGAGAGGTCTGGCCATAGAGCAAAATTAAGCGTAGTATAAAAACTAACTGCTAACACATAAAACATTGGCAGCAGCAGCGCTGGTGTACCGTCTGTTCCAAAGCGAATATCGAATACGTATAGCAGGTGAGTGAGTGCAAACAGACAGAATACCCAAAAAAATAACCAGTTTCGGCTAAAGTTTGTGTACAATAGCCCCCCAACCAGAGCGCCGATCACGTGCATAACCGCAATAAATAACCGGACATTCAGATCTGGTGACTGCCAAGAGGTATAGATATAGATCGGCTCTTCAATGATTCGAAGGAAGCCGAGACTGTCAATAAAGAAAACACCAAACATCAGCACGATTGGTGCTAAAAGTGCAAAACTAAATGTCCGGACAGGGGCAGGACGACAGAATCGACCGACACCAAAGTGTTCTCGCTTATGCTGTTCAGCAAGCATGTCGATAAATGCGAATTGTTTTAGAGAGAGCACACCGAGAATCAGCACACCCGGTACCATCATTACACTCATGACGAGACTGAATTGTTCAATTTGCCACTCAATAGGATATAACGCTGCAACGAAAAATGAAAGGCCTGCTACAGTTGCAGCGGCATATCCTCGATCCCTAACTGGGATAAAATCAATCATAAAACTGAATGTGACCGGAATTCCAACCCCGAGAGTCAAAGAACAGATAACAATCCATCCAATGAATGCCTCAGTTGTGGCTATGAATGGCGAGGCTATGGTCAAACAAAGCTGAACAAGGACAATCAAAAATAGCAACCGAAATTTTGCATAAAGATCTGTGCTCCACCCTTGTCTGTCCATCACTATTCCACTGAGGATGGCAACGATCAACGTAAGAAGAGCAAGCACAGCCATCACAACTGACACTTCCTCAGGTGGCATCCCAATTTCTCGTGTTCCAAGATCAGTCAGCCCCAGTTGTACAAAGGTGAGATTGTAATAGTACCCGGCAGTGAGTGTCGCAATATAGATCACATAGCCAGCAATTGGAGTCCACTGACGATTAGAGGCAAATTCAAAGAGTTTCATTTCTCACGACAAGACTGCATCTAATCTTCACTCCGAGTCATTAGATTTCTTGTGATCCCCAGAGTAATACCGTTTCTGTGCCTGACTTTCTGGGGTGAATGCTGTCATTTCGGTGCTCGGGCTCTCCATGTTAATCGCCATCATGGTTATCATCAGTTTCCTAACAAAGACATATAAGCATTTGGACAAGGAGATATTCTAGAGATTGTGTCATCTGGTCAGTGTAGTTAGAACAGGAAGCCTCTGTCTCAAGGGAGAGCGGCTATTACGGCAGGTGAGTAGGAAGGGGTAATTCACACTCAAGTGATCCATGGTCACGGTATGGATTGTATATATCATACTCTTTGGCGACTACAGAATCGGTGGTGTCCACTACACATGAGGATTCATCTATATCATATAATCTTGCCGTGTAATGAACAATCGCTGCGTTTCCATCTTGCGCCATGTACTGAGTAATATAGACTGATATTATGGGTATAACTCAAAACTTCGCAGTCTGCAACCTACCAATGCAGTCTTAACCTACAGACGATCTGCGAAGTAGTTACTTATCCATTATGGGTTCTCACTTTGGCTCTCTGATAAACAGTTCTGTAAATCTAGATTCGATCTTAATATGTAACTTATTTCATTCACACATTTTTCTAATGAAACTAAAAAAAGTTATATGTAGGAGAATGGGTAATGAAATCCACATGTCACCCCCCCAGAACAGTCGATCAAAATATCTGCACCGACGGGATCTCCTCAGTATCACTAGCGGATTTGTTGGTGTCAGCGCACTTGCTGGTTGCCTAACCCTTGGATCCAATGCGTTAACCGTTTTGTCTGCTGGTAGTCTGGCCACTACTTTTGAAGATTATATTGGTCCGGCTTTTGAAGCTGAGACTGATATTTCACTACACGGTGAGTACTACGGCTCAAATGCAATTATGCGGATGATCGAAGATAGAACGAAACATCCCGATGTGATTGTGAGTGCTGACGCGACATTACTACGTGATCGGTTGTACGGTAGTGTCACCAAGTGGGATATTGAATTTGCGTCAAATAGCGTTGGTATTGGCTATGATGAAAATACAGACTTTGCTGAACAACTTGACGCCGGAAATGCGTGGTATGACATTATCGAATCGACCGACAAAGATGATGTGGCAATCGCAGATCCGGATCTTGATCCTCTTGGGTACCGTGCTATTCAGGCATTTAAAATCGCACAGAAAGAACACAATCTCAATGACGATTTTGTAAGTAAGCTAGATGAGCTTACATACAGAGAACCAGAAGAACCACAGATAATGTCCAGCGTCGAGACGGGAGCACGATCAGCAGCTATCGTATACCAAAATATGGCTGTTGATCATGAAATGCCGTTTTATGAATTCCCTGAAAAGTATAATTTCAGTAATCCTGAGCTGGAAAACCATTATGCAACCGTTGAATACACGACCGACGAGGAAGAGTACACAGCAGAAGGACGCCCGATACTTTATAATGCAACAGTTAGCAACGAAGCTAACGAGCAGGATGCAGGATATCAACTGATTCAATTCCTTATTGACAATCCCGATATTCTTAAAGAAGCTGGACTGGTTGCTGGAGGTCAGCTTCCCCGTGCTTCAGGAACTGTCCCCGAACGTATTGATATATGAGCCTTACTGATATCCTCTCAATTCGTCGAACAAATCGCACAATAGGACTGTTACTTCCAGCTCTTCTCGGGAGCTTAATCCTTCTTTATTTTGCATTGCCGTTTGTTATGTTCCTTTTCCGTACTGGCTCAGCTGATATTATCTCAGGACTGTCAACGCCAGAGGCGCAATTAGCAATTCGAAATTCGCTTATTACGGCACCTATCTCGACGATGATTGCAACTGCTCTGGGCGTCCCTCTGGCTTACGTACTAGCCCGACGGTCATTCCGGGGAAAACGCTTCGTTGAGGCCTTGGTCGTCCTCCCACTTATTGTACCACCGGTAGTTGGGGGTGCTATGATTCTTACCGCAGTTGGCCGATTTACACCAATCGGTTCGGTCGCGGCTGCCGCTGGTATTCCGTTAACTGATAGTCTTATCGGGATTATCTTGGCACAGACATTTGTTGCTGCACCATTTGTTATTATCACCGCTCGAGCGGGATTCGGAGCTATCGATGAACGGCTGGAGCAGGCATCACGATCGCTTGGGCACGGACCGCTTCGAACGTTCTGGAATGTTTCGCTCCCGCTGGCAAAGGGTGCAATTCTGGCTGGAATTGTACTGACATTTGCTAGGGCTATTGGTGAGTTCGGAGCAACGATGATGGTCGCATATAACCCTCGAACAATGCCAACCCAGATTTGGGTTGATTTTATCGCGGGGGGTATCGACGAAATTGTTCCACTTTCGCTTGCATTGCTTGGCATTACACTGGTTGTCTTGGCGGCTGTTCAGTACTTTTCTCGTGTACCAACGGTGATTGATCGATGATTTTGGAAGTCGACTTACTTACACACTATTACAGCGGTAGCAAGGCGAACACCCACCCGTTTACGGGTGGGGATGAAGCCGACAATTGGGAACCATTCCACACTGGTAGTTCAGGCAGGATATTCAACGAAATCCACGAATTAATTTGCCTTCCATCACAATTATCAGATACTGACGTAAAACAACGGTCCCTCCGAGTCACCAGGGCAGAAGCACACAGAACCCACCGGCGGATAGGAAACGGCTGCTTGGCTCAGCCAGCGCCGTCGGTCGCAAACCACAATATCCCAATGTGGGAATCCCACGACCTCAGTCGTGTAGAGGAAGTCAGGATAGAGAGCGGGCCATTACTGATATTTCGTCTGGACTTGAGTCAGGAAAGTTGATCGGGCTTCTGGCCCCAACTGCGGTAAAACCACTATTGTGCAGACCATTGCCGGGCATCTATCTCCAACAGCTGGACGGATTAACACTAATGTTTAGCAGTTCTCCGTGCCAGAGACCACGGTGAAGCCACGGGCCATCGCGCCCGTGGCACTCCACAGAAGAATCAAGACGGATGCCACGGGGCTTGACCCCGAAGTTGTTGACGATGTGTGACAGTGGATATTTTATTGGATTATGTGATTCTTACTTAGTGAACTTACCCCGCCCTA
This portion of the Salinarchaeum sp. IM2453 genome encodes:
- the dph2 gene encoding diphthamide biosynthesis enzyme Dph2, which translates into the protein MANNDGIGGSGLVLTHDREWDYELDRIADAVAEKDAETIGLQFPEGLKRQSTDVVDDIDAYLDRDVSMLVSGKPCYGACDLDMELARRTDLFIHFGHTPMQNSDGMIYVPLFSNVDPLPIVEQALESIPNSTEKVGLTTTAQHLNKIDGIKKFIKNDGYTPLTDDGDERLTREGQVLGCNYTSADLDAEYLLYVGGGKFHPVGLAMEHPEKTVVIADPVNNIVTEAESEQFIKKRYATIHKAMDATTWGVIYCTKIGQGRWETATEIVEDNENAYLITTDEVTPDRLHSFDVDAFVNTGCPRITTDDGPQFPKPLLTPEEYEIATGQKPMDELSFDTFHGTW
- a CDS encoding deoxyuridine 5'-triphosphate nucleotidohydrolase, whose protein sequence is MYRSGSFVAEHIEPVNAEQVQPNGVDLTTEMIYEQITPGAIRQNGKEIGDRAEIEMVNGEFQLSAGAYILQYGEVISVPDGHIGFVLPRSSLMRNSGMLNTAVWDAGYEGKGEGLLTVNRPLTIEQGARIAQFVLAEANHDGHYNGSYQHERVSETE
- a CDS encoding AbrB/MazE/SpoVT family DNA-binding domain-containing protein; this translates as MSQMECYPKIRQRGVVTIPEEVRDGLNLEEGDQLKLTVEKLD
- a CDS encoding RNA-guided endonuclease TnpB family protein, yielding MKHTLRFRAYLPDDVATEAWRHIDILRQIRNHAVRDYYNADYNDRPSDYDQHNKLKNWTDQWPTFAEPSQHAAQQAITQIHSDLETLKERRKEGYNVGRLKWQGAGEFRSVSYNQPRRWNVDHNTGDDRFVRLRLEKIGWFKIRADRDVPPAEDIDEIILKQETTGEWYVSLVTTVEGTPGKPSLSEIDPEDCVGVDLGITSYILTSENLSVDTLDLSDEYDRYAREQRKLARKEHGSANWENQRRKVARAKRTIKRKVEDFQHKLTTWLVTEYDVVAVEDLDAKPMLETSQNAKNKQDAAWSRFIELLEYKAELHGTHVETVKPEGTTKECAVCGVETDKPLWVREHSCPACGHTEDRDLNAAKNMLYRGLKQLGLGQSESTPVETALPTLTPQRETVSAKRVVETGSPGA
- a CDS encoding extracellular solute-binding protein, translating into MSPPQNSRSKYLHRRDLLSITSGFVGVSALAGCLTLGSNALTVLSAGSLATTFEDYIGPAFEAETDISLHGEYYGSNAIMRMIEDRTKHPDVIVSADATLLRDRLYGSVTKWDIEFASNSVGIGYDENTDFAEQLDAGNAWYDIIESTDKDDVAIADPDLDPLGYRAIQAFKIAQKEHNLNDDFVSKLDELTYREPEEPQIMSSVETGARSAAIVYQNMAVDHEMPFYEFPEKYNFSNPELENHYATVEYTTDEEEYTAEGRPILYNATVSNEANEQDAGYQLIQFLIDNPDILKEAGLVAGGQLPRASGTVPERIDI
- a CDS encoding ABC transporter permease codes for the protein MSLTDILSIRRTNRTIGLLLPALLGSLILLYFALPFVMFLFRTGSADIISGLSTPEAQLAIRNSLITAPISTMIATALGVPLAYVLARRSFRGKRFVEALVVLPLIVPPVVGGAMILTAVGRFTPIGSVAAAAGIPLTDSLIGIILAQTFVAAPFVIITARAGFGAIDERLEQASRSLGHGPLRTFWNVSLPLAKGAILAGIVLTFARAIGEFGATMMVAYNPRTMPTQIWVDFIAGGIDEIVPLSLALLGITLVVLAAVQYFSRVPTVIDR